Proteins from one Chelonia mydas isolate rCheMyd1 chromosome 14, rCheMyd1.pri.v2, whole genome shotgun sequence genomic window:
- the SMIM5 gene encoding small integral membrane protein 5 isoform X2, which yields MSCNTTWTVLVRMSSEGFLNEIQTIGEKFLLKLQKLPKAEPVEIVSFCIILFFIVTVLSLTTIACSCCCYRCCCNGGPDQRGRKIQIQPTAHV from the exons TGTAACACAACTTGGACAGTGCTGGTCAGGATGTCTTCTGAAGGCTTTCTGAACGAAATACAGACCATTGGTGAGAAGTTCCTGCTTAAGCTCCAGAAGCTGCCCAAGGCTGAACCTGTGGAGATAGTGTCATTTTGTATTATCCTCTTCTTTATCG TTACTGTGCTGTCACTGACGACCATAGCCTGCAGCTGTTGCTGTTATCGCTGCTGCTGCAACGGAGGCCCTGATCAGAGAGGCAGGAAGATCCAGATCCAGCCAACTGCTCATGTGTGA
- the SMIM5 gene encoding small integral membrane protein 5 isoform X3: MSSEGFLNEIQTIGEKFLLKLQKLPKAEPVEIVSFCIILFFIVTVLSLTTIACSCCCYRCCCNGGPDQRGRKIQIQPTAHV; encoded by the exons ATGTCTTCTGAAGGCTTTCTGAACGAAATACAGACCATTGGTGAGAAGTTCCTGCTTAAGCTCCAGAAGCTGCCCAAGGCTGAACCTGTGGAGATAGTGTCATTTTGTATTATCCTCTTCTTTATCG TTACTGTGCTGTCACTGACGACCATAGCCTGCAGCTGTTGCTGTTATCGCTGCTGCTGCAACGGAGGCCCTGATCAGAGAGGCAGGAAGATCCAGATCCAGCCAACTGCTCATGTGTGA